Proteins found in one Patescibacteria group bacterium genomic segment:
- a CDS encoding pilin translates to MSFFYKNFLLLATFYFLFSSFILPVLAEETTELPNPLGTGMTTEKIVANVIKLILGLVGVLALIMFIYGGITWMTSGGNVEAVKRGKNTLVWAVLGLAVVFFAYSLVNFILTKVLGVR, encoded by the coding sequence ATGTCATTCTTTTATAAAAATTTTCTTCTTCTTGCTACTTTCTACTTTCTATTTTCTAGTTTTATTTTGCCGGTTTTAGCTGAAGAAACAACCGAACTCCCTAATCCCCTTGGCACCGGCATGACCACGGAAAAAATTGTTGCCAATGTCATTAAACTGATTTTAGGTTTAGTTGGTGTGTTGGCTTTGATTATGTTTATTTACGGTGGTATTACTTGGATGACTTCGGGTGGCAATGTTGAAGCGGTTAAAAGAGGAAAAAATACTTTAGTTTGGGCGGTTTTAGGTTTAGCTGTTGTTTTCTTTGCCTACAGTTTGGTCAATTTTATTTTAACCAAAGTGCTTGGCGTAAGGTAA
- a CDS encoding pilin: MKKGNFFCPSFIFLFLLFLFLSFQFSLAQVDPQVLEGENYLDELGQGTDVLEKRDLILLIFSIVRYLLGLIGVAAVIVIISAGYSWMTAAGNEEKVKKAKAVLQNGIIGLVVIMIAYALTIFVFKLIRGEL; encoded by the coding sequence ATGAAAAAAGGAAATTTCTTTTGCCCTTCCTTTATTTTTCTTTTTCTCTTATTTCTTTTCCTTTCATTTCAATTTTCTCTTGCCCAAGTTGACCCTCAAGTTTTGGAGGGTGAAAATTATTTAGATGAATTAGGCCAAGGAACAGATGTTTTAGAAAAAAGAGATTTAATTCTCCTTATTTTCTCGATTGTGCGCTATCTACTTGGTCTGATTGGTGTCGCGGCTGTCATAGTTATTATTTCGGCTGGTTATTCTTGGATGACAGCGGCTGGTAACGAGGAAAAAGTGAAAAAAGCCAAAGCTGTTTTACAAAATGGTATCATTGGTTTGGTCGTTATTATGATTGCCTATGCCTTGACGATTTTTGTTTTTAAACTCATTCGCGGCGAATTATAA
- a CDS encoding glycosyltransferase, which yields MKKILLVLPTYNEERVVKENTLKVFDFCQKNLKNFNWQILIADNGSSDATSEIAEKLSKKYKEISFFHILEKGRGYALKKAWSEYSADIYTYMDIDLATDLKYFPLLIKAIAEENYDLAIGSRLKKESQTQRSFQRELMSRIYNLLLKIFFQPSFQDAQCGFKAISQKVSQEILPKIKNNNWFFDSELLILAEKSGFKIKEIPVEWMERRTVQRKSTVKVLATAWEDIQGMIELKQRLKNF from the coding sequence ATGAAAAAAATTCTTCTTGTCTTGCCAACTTACAACGAAGAAAGGGTTGTTAAAGAAAATACTTTGAAAGTTTTTGATTTCTGTCAAAAAAATCTCAAAAATTTTAATTGGCAAATTTTAATTGCTGATAATGGTTCAAGTGATGCGACGTCAGAAATTGCTGAAAAATTATCAAAAAAATATAAAGAAATTTCATTTTTTCATATTCTTGAAAAGGGGAGAGGCTATGCTTTAAAAAAGGCTTGGTCAGAATATTCAGCGGACATTTATACTTATATGGACATTGATTTAGCCACTGATTTAAAATACTTTCCTTTATTAATCAAGGCCATTGCTGAGGAAAATTACGACTTAGCCATCGGCTCACGATTAAAAAAAGAAAGTCAAACTCAAAGATCTTTTCAAAGAGAATTAATGAGTCGGATTTATAATTTACTATTGAAAATTTTCTTCCAGCCAAGCTTTCAAGACGCTCAGTGCGGTTTTAAGGCTATCTCTCAAAAAGTTAGTCAAGAAATTCTGCCAAAAATAAAAAATAATAACTGGTTTTTTGATAGCGAATTGTTAATTTTGGCTGAAAAATCAGGTTTTAAAATCAAAGAAATTCCTGTTGAATGGATGGAAAGAAGAACAGTTCAGAGAAAAAGCACCGTCAAAGTCTTAGCCACGGCTTGGGAAGATATCCAGGGAATGATTGAACTAAAACAAAGACTTAAAAATTTTTAA
- a CDS encoding glycosyltransferase family 39 protein, translated as MENKKIFWLLIVLVILFRFVLIFLPGISWDLRVHQKWSENVLKYGPFSLYQNPQSPNLPPLWVYWLGFFTLFFYLIFRSSLTAWTLKIPAVLADFWTAYLIFYFLKRKVGQEKAFWFGFIYFLHPFILYNSSIWGQWDSLFVLFLIIALIFLDKKQPLLSLIFLTISFLTKLQAVIFFPLFLFFIWQNYGLKILSFSLLVAVSLFFVLVSPLLINGLSLISLFEKTWLASARMSPALSMNAFNLWWIPQVMIGLGRNFIKDDTVFVGPFSYGCIGFILFGLSYFLVLLWLRKNKGEFNCFLFGNLFIAFIFYFLPTAMHERYIFPFFTIFCLILPFRKELKRIFLIVSLTAFLNLIYSLPLTFLNLDWQNKIRNLAGEFSILISLIHLAVFFYFLIYFLYEKNSSCLANLQRRKGC; from the coding sequence ATGGAAAATAAAAAAATTTTTTGGCTTCTGATTGTCTTAGTTATTTTGTTCCGCTTTGTTTTAATTTTTTTACCAGGTATTAGTTGGGATTTAAGAGTGCATCAAAAATGGAGTGAAAATGTCTTAAAATACGGACCATTTTCTCTCTATCAAAACCCCCAATCACCAAATTTACCACCGCTTTGGGTTTATTGGTTGGGTTTTTTTACTCTTTTCTTTTACTTAATCTTTCGTTCGTCTTTGACCGCTTGGACCCTTAAAATCCCAGCGGTTTTGGCTGATTTTTGGACTGCTTATTTGATTTTTTATTTTTTAAAAAGAAAAGTTGGCCAAGAAAAAGCTTTCTGGTTTGGTTTCATTTATTTTTTACATCCTTTTATTCTTTATAATTCATCAATTTGGGGGCAGTGGGACTCTCTTTTTGTTTTATTTTTGATCATTGCTTTAATTTTTTTAGATAAAAAACAACCACTTCTCTCTCTTATTTTTTTGACCATTTCTTTTTTAACCAAACTTCAAGCTGTCATCTTTTTTCCTCTTTTTCTTTTTTTTATTTGGCAAAATTATGGTCTAAAAATTTTATCTTTTTCTCTACTAGTAGCAGTGAGTTTGTTTTTTGTCCTTGTTTCTCCTCTTTTGATCAACGGCCTTTCTTTAATTTCGCTTTTTGAAAAAACTTGGTTAGCCTCGGCCAGAATGAGCCCGGCCCTTTCAATGAATGCTTTTAATCTTTGGTGGATTCCTCAGGTAATGATTGGTTTAGGTAGAAATTTTATTAAAGATGATACGGTCTTTGTTGGTCCTTTTAGCTATGGTTGTATTGGTTTCATTCTTTTTGGTTTAAGTTATTTTTTGGTTCTTCTATGGTTAAGAAAAAATAAAGGTGAATTTAATTGTTTTCTTTTTGGCAATCTTTTTATCGCCTTCATTTTTTATTTTCTCCCTACCGCTATGCATGAAAGATATATTTTTCCCTTCTTTACTATTTTTTGTCTAATTTTACCTTTTCGAAAAGAATTAAAAAGAATTTTTTTGATCGTTTCTTTAACCGCTTTCCTAAATCTCATCTATTCTTTACCCTTGACTTTTTTAAATTTAGATTGGCAAAATAAAATTAGAAATTTGGCTGGTGAATTTTCCATTCTCATTTCCTTAATTCATTTAGCTGTTTTTTTCTATTTTTTAATTTATTTTCTTTATGAAAAAAATTCTTCTTGTCTTGCCAACTTACAACGAAGAAAGGGTTGTTAA
- a CDS encoding polyprenol monophosphomannose synthase, protein MISLIIPTYNERENIEKLFSTLSELKIKNLEVIIVDDNSPDGTADKVEVVKKNYPLEIKLIRRKGQRDLSLAVLEGFKNAQGKIWGVMDADLSHPPELILPMIEALKEVDLVIASRRVKGSRIKNWPLKRKVFSGLATFLAKILVPKISDPLSGFFFFRKEVVEGMEFSPLGYKIGLEIFVKGKYKNFREIPYLFIDRKKGASKLSWLVIGKFILHLLKLFLWKIKKFFGF, encoded by the coding sequence ATGATTTCTTTAATCATCCCTACTTATAATGAGAGAGAAAATATTGAGAAATTATTTTCTACTCTTTCTGAATTAAAAATCAAAAATCTAGAAGTAATTATTGTCGATGACAATTCGCCTGATGGCACAGCTGACAAAGTAGAGGTGGTAAAAAAGAATTATCCTTTAGAAATAAAATTAATTAGAAGAAAGGGACAAAGAGATCTTTCTTTGGCTGTTCTTGAGGGTTTTAAAAACGCCCAGGGTAAAATTTGGGGTGTCATGGATGCCGACCTTTCGCATCCACCAGAATTAATTCTACCAATGATAGAAGCATTAAAGGAGGTTGACTTAGTGATAGCCAGTCGAAGAGTCAAGGGGAGTAGAATTAAAAATTGGCCTTTAAAAAGAAAGGTTTTTTCTGGCCTAGCCACTTTCTTGGCTAAAATTTTAGTACCTAAAATTTCTGATCCTCTTTCTGGTTTTTTCTTTTTTAGAAAAGAAGTTGTTGAAGGTATGGAATTTTCACCGCTTGGTTATAAAATTGGTTTAGAAATTTTTGTCAAAGGAAAATACAAAAATTTTAGAGAAATACCCTATCTTTTCATCGATCGAAAAAAGGGTGCAAGTAAATTAAGCTGGTTAGTAATTGGCAAATTTATCCTTCATCTCTTAAAACTCTTTTTATGGAAAATAAAAAAATTTTTTGGCTTCTGA
- a CDS encoding glycosyltransferase family 39 protein: protein MKRNFEKLFLLLIFIAALLLRIICLNIFPITFNQDEVLNGYEAYSLLKTGRDHRGNFLPLYFEAFSDRVDVRNHIFYPYITIPFIAFLGLNEFSTRLPSVIFGFLTVLLTYFLTKELFKKRSIALLATFFLTISPWHIFLSRASFEAITVPFFISLTILFFLKGLKKPKFIVLSAVPLALNFYTYAITKVYNPLLLIGSLIIYRKRVWQWKKYIILSIFVFLAIASPFLYTQLTNWQKIQGRFYQVSVFNFSFWPILFFINYLVYLSPKFLFTHYLLPILIAALMGIYFLWQKRGLAKHRLLFWILIISLLPAALTFPNPGSLRSVPMLPFLEIIAAYGCYKIYFLLKERLQINPRKIIFSLSSILFLSLILNADFLFKIGYPYNYERTLYQFGFKEVINYIKENQDKYTKIVFTNKANQPYIYFLFYLKYDPKKFQSIEVKRVYRPDNWQEVVSFDKYEFCDINQCYDPHKNYLYVARAEEIPHIKEKKMFYNLDGSVFRIITND from the coding sequence ATGAAAAGAAATTTTGAGAAACTTTTTCTTCTTTTAATTTTTATAGCTGCCCTTCTTTTACGAATTATTTGTCTCAATATCTTTCCTATAACTTTTAACCAAGACGAGGTGCTTAACGGTTATGAAGCCTATTCACTTTTAAAAACAGGACGCGACCATCGAGGAAATTTTTTACCATTATATTTTGAAGCTTTTAGTGATCGGGTTGATGTAAGAAATCATATTTTTTACCCTTATATTACTATTCCATTCATTGCCTTCCTTGGTTTAAATGAATTTTCGACCAGACTTCCGTCAGTAATTTTCGGATTTTTAACTGTTTTATTAACTTATTTTTTAACTAAAGAACTATTTAAAAAAAGATCTATTGCCTTGTTAGCTACTTTCTTTTTGACTATTTCTCCTTGGCATATTTTTTTAAGTCGAGCAAGTTTTGAAGCAATTACTGTTCCATTTTTTATTTCTTTAACTATCCTATTTTTTTTAAAGGGTTTAAAAAAACCGAAGTTCATTGTTTTAAGCGCTGTTCCTCTGGCTTTAAATTTCTATACGTATGCAATAACAAAAGTCTATAATCCTCTTTTATTAATAGGGTCTTTAATAATTTATAGGAAAAGGGTTTGGCAATGGAAAAAATATATTATTTTATCCATTTTTGTTTTTTTGGCTATTGCTTCACCCTTTTTGTATACCCAATTAACTAACTGGCAAAAAATCCAAGGTCGTTTTTATCAGGTTTCAGTTTTTAATTTTTCTTTTTGGCCAATTTTATTTTTTATAAATTATTTGGTTTATTTAAGTCCAAAATTCCTTTTTACTCATTATTTGCTACCAATTTTAATAGCTGCATTGATGGGTATTTATTTCTTATGGCAAAAAAGGGGGTTGGCAAAGCATCGATTATTATTTTGGATTTTGATTATTTCTCTATTACCTGCGGCCTTAACATTTCCTAACCCCGGCAGTTTAAGATCTGTTCCAATGTTACCATTTTTAGAAATTATTGCCGCATATGGGTGTTATAAAATTTATTTTTTATTGAAAGAAAGGTTGCAAATTAATCCTCGAAAAATAATATTTTCTTTATCATCTATTTTGTTTCTATCATTAATACTAAACGCTGATTTTCTTTTTAAAATTGGCTATCCATATAATTATGAAAGAACGCTTTACCAATTTGGTTTTAAAGAGGTTATTAATTATATTAAAGAAAATCAAGATAAATATACAAAAATAGTTTTTACTAATAAAGCTAATCAACCTTATATCTATTTTCTATTTTATCTTAAATACGATCCTAAAAAATTTCAATCAATTGAAGTGAAAAGAGTCTATCGGCCAGATAATTGGCAAGAAGTAGTTTCTTTTGATAAATATGAATTCTGTGATATTAATCAATGTTATGACCCTCATAAAAATTACTTATATGTCGCCCGAGCCGAGGAAATTCCACATATCAAAGAGAAAAAAATGTTTTATAATTTAGATGGTTCAGTTTTTAGAATTATTACTAATGATTAA
- a CDS encoding glycosyltransferase family 39 protein, whose protein sequence is MFFSKIKNYKETITVGLILIFSLLTRVYQITEPWIGHHDFNGALWSIIAKNHLNYGYLTTKFAPIINAGPAQPHEFFYYFNHPPLLPILISFSFFLFGEKEWAARIVPIFFSMLSILIFYFLVRKIWGIKIAFISSFFFSFNPMSIYFGRMVNFEPLLVFFVLLFIYFYLLWLEKRGGYLWGMIIIFILGTLIGWPMYYLPLTIVIHYFFCKKNIKDVFKFLFIFFTLALIIFSFYLFYIFYITGSTKEIIQLFSTFLNRTGSLTSQNYQFNILQLTILELYRSFNYFTPPLLILSLIWFFSFLFKIAKNKKSEDDFLVFSLFVFGIITIFLFKLIAWVHDYWLYYNLPAIALSSAMVVKIFEKKYPQIFVLSFIFLTIIFVSFSFKFTKHLYHQGEVFSYFLGKIINLNTDYQSRILYPMEHNPKIAYYAQRMFYWQIDKRSSFLEILEKDKKRKYFLFLNFNQNIVEKELKNDLFLNYSFTELIPNILLFDLNVKKNIPILQQKPL, encoded by the coding sequence ATGTTTTTTTCTAAAATAAAAAATTATAAAGAAACTATTACAGTTGGTTTAATTCTAATTTTCTCTCTATTAACAAGGGTTTATCAAATTACCGAGCCGTGGATCGGGCATCATGATTTCAATGGTGCTCTTTGGAGTATTATTGCTAAAAATCATTTAAATTACGGCTATCTAACAACCAAGTTTGCTCCAATTATCAATGCTGGGCCAGCTCAGCCACACGAATTTTTTTATTATTTTAATCACCCACCGCTTTTACCTATTTTAATTTCTTTCAGTTTCTTTTTATTTGGAGAAAAAGAATGGGCAGCGAGAATTGTACCTATTTTTTTCTCAATGCTTAGTATTCTCATTTTTTATTTCCTGGTCAGAAAAATTTGGGGAATAAAAATTGCCTTTATTAGTTCTTTCTTTTTTTCTTTTAATCCGATGTCAATTTACTTCGGTCGAATGGTCAATTTTGAACCACTTTTAGTTTTTTTTGTTCTTCTCTTTATCTATTTCTATCTTTTGTGGCTAGAAAAAAGAGGGGGGTATTTGTGGGGGATGATTATTATTTTTATTTTAGGAACATTAATTGGCTGGCCGATGTATTATCTACCTCTTACTATAGTGATACATTATTTTTTTTGTAAAAAAAATATTAAAGATGTTTTTAAATTTTTATTTATTTTTTTTACTTTAGCATTAATAATATTTAGTTTTTATCTTTTTTATATTTTTTACATCACAGGTTCCACAAAAGAAATAATACAACTGTTTTCGACTTTTTTAAATAGAACAGGATCTTTAACTTCCCAAAATTATCAATTTAATATCCTTCAATTAACTATCCTAGAGCTTTACCGCTCCTTCAATTATTTCACACCCCCCCTACTTATTCTTTCACTGATCTGGTTTTTTTCTTTTCTTTTTAAAATTGCCAAAAATAAAAAAAGCGAAGATGATTTTCTTGTATTCTCTTTATTTGTTTTTGGTATTATCACAATCTTTCTGTTTAAATTGATCGCCTGGGTCCATGATTATTGGCTATATTATAACCTCCCTGCCATCGCTCTTAGCAGTGCTATGGTTGTAAAAATTTTTGAAAAAAAATATCCTCAAATTTTTGTCCTTAGTTTTATCTTTTTAACCATCATTTTTGTCTCTTTTTCCTTTAAGTTTACGAAACATCTTTATCATCAAGGGGAGGTTTTTTCTTATTTCTTGGGAAAGATAATTAATTTAAATACCGATTATCAAAGTAGAATTCTATACCCAATGGAGCATAACCCTAAAATAGCTTATTACGCTCAACGAATGTTTTATTGGCAAATTGATAAAAGGTCAAGTTTTTTAGAAATTTTGGAAAAAGATAAAAAAAGAAAGTACTTTTTGTTTCTTAATTTTAACCAAAATATTGTAGAAAAAGAATTAAAAAATGATTTATTTCTGAATTATTCTTTTACTGAACTTATACCCAATATTTTATTATTTGACCTTAATGTCAAGAAAAATATCCCCATCCTACAACAAAAGCCTTTATGA
- a CDS encoding class I SAM-dependent methyltransferase, with protein sequence MGFNLIDSLIRLWRVRKIKKNIPKNCVLCDLGCGKSAYLLKKLSSKIKLGIGIDREIISFKENNLQFINSDLNNFLPLENESVDCITMLSVLEHLENSEEVIREAYRILKRGGVILITTPSEKAKNFLELLAFKLKITSAKEIKDHKHYFSKKEIEELLTRNGFSEIEIQTFELKFNYFIKALKK encoded by the coding sequence ATGGGTTTTAATTTAATAGATAGTTTAATTCGACTCTGGAGGGTCAGAAAAATCAAAAAAAATATCCCCAAAAATTGCGTTCTTTGTGATCTTGGTTGTGGAAAATCAGCTTATCTTCTTAAAAAGTTATCATCGAAAATAAAATTGGGCATTGGAATAGATAGAGAAATTATTTCTTTTAAGGAGAATAATTTACAATTTATTAATTCAGATCTCAATAACTTTTTACCTTTGGAGAACGAAAGTGTTGACTGCATTACTATGCTCAGTGTTTTAGAACACCTAGAAAATTCCGAAGAGGTCATTCGAGAAGCTTATCGGATTTTAAAAAGAGGTGGAGTAATATTAATCACCACCCCCTCAGAAAAAGCTAAAAATTTTCTTGAGTTATTAGCTTTTAAATTAAAGATAACCAGTGCCAAAGAAATAAAAGATCATAAACATTATTTTTCTAAAAAAGAAATTGAAGAATTGTTAACAAGAAATGGCTTTTCAGAAATAGAGATACAAACTTTTGAATTGAAATTTAACTATTTTATTAAAGCTTTAAAAAAATAA
- a CDS encoding bifunctional phosphoglucose/phosphomannose isomerase, whose amino-acid sequence MRWLNLRTMPILDHLEKIKAIDGQNLAYLMEKFPFQLKKVWQEKEKINPPADFKEIKNVVFVGMGCDRVAAELMKKFLSFESSLPVEVVSGYQVPKYINQNTLVVFLSYSGNTLEVLSTLKSVQKKKAKIFIISGGGKLNQMAEIYHFPRFQFKGSGPSRANLGYLFFSLFILCSKLKLIKFSEKNFLSLINFLEEFSQLLEPKQKTEDNVAKYLAYQIFDRLPFIIGAEHLSPVAQRWKKEINENAKTFSFAETMPEFFHNTIIGLEFPFQTRDEIFFLFLESAFYDEQIKKALDIFKKFLRQEKICFETIPAVGKNRLTEMMAMVLLGDWLSFYLAILNQVDPTPVELINYLKNQLSQ is encoded by the coding sequence ATGAGATGGCTAAATTTAAGAACAATGCCAATACTTGACCATTTAGAGAAAATCAAAGCCATTGATGGCCAAAATCTTGCTTACTTAATGGAAAAATTTCCGTTTCAATTAAAAAAAGTTTGGCAGGAAAAAGAAAAAATTAATCCACCGGCCGATTTTAAAGAAATAAAGAATGTTGTTTTTGTTGGCATGGGCTGCGATCGAGTGGCGGCTGAATTAATGAAAAAGTTTCTAAGTTTTGAAAGTTCTTTGCCAGTTGAAGTAGTAAGTGGCTATCAAGTACCTAAATATATTAACCAAAATACCTTAGTTGTCTTTTTAAGTTATTCTGGTAATACTTTAGAAGTTTTGTCAACTTTAAAATCAGTCCAAAAGAAAAAGGCGAAAATATTTATTATCAGTGGTGGGGGAAAATTAAATCAGATGGCCGAAATTTATCATTTTCCCCGTTTTCAATTTAAAGGTTCTGGACCATCGCGGGCTAATCTTGGTTATCTTTTTTTCTCTCTTTTTATTCTTTGCTCAAAATTAAAATTAATAAAATTTTCTGAAAAAAACTTCCTTTCCCTTATTAACTTTTTAGAAGAATTTAGTCAATTGCTTGAACCAAAACAAAAGACCGAGGACAATGTTGCCAAATATCTCGCTTACCAAATTTTTGATCGCTTGCCCTTTATTATTGGTGCCGAACATCTTAGTCCGGTCGCTCAAAGATGGAAAAAAGAAATTAATGAAAATGCTAAAACTTTTTCTTTTGCCGAGACAATGCCCGAATTTTTTCATAATACTATCATCGGTCTTGAATTTCCTTTTCAAACCCGAGACGAGATTTTTTTTCTTTTTTTAGAAAGTGCTTTTTACGATGAGCAAATTAAAAAGGCTTTAGATATCTTTAAAAAATTTTTACGCCAAGAAAAAATATGTTTTGAAACAATCCCGGCTGTCGGAAAAAATCGATTAACCGAAATGATGGCGATGGTTCTTTTGGGTGATTGGCTAAGTTTTTATTTGGCTATTTTAAATCAAGTTGATCCGACGCCAGTCGAATTAATTAATTATCTCAAAAATCAATTAAGTCAATGA
- a CDS encoding YebC/PmpR family DNA-binding transcriptional regulator, which yields MSGHSRWAKLKHFKGALDARKSALFSKLSQLISVAAREGDDEKTNFKLRLAIEKAKKANMPKENIERAIKRGAGKTGETQIEEITYEVFGPEGIAIIIEALTDNRNRTISNLRRLLNRYELHLGEKNSVLRLFEKRGILRMTNFNPPTDGQIKNLEDFELKIIDLGAEDFQEEDHELAIYTKPENLQKVKEGLEREGFKIDYAEIEWFAKHPITIRPETQKTIDAFFAELDEDPDINDYYTNIE from the coding sequence ATGTCTGGACATAGCCGTTGGGCAAAATTAAAACATTTTAAAGGCGCTCTCGATGCCAGAAAGAGTGCTCTTTTCAGTAAACTTTCTCAGTTAATTTCCGTCGCCGCTAGAGAGGGTGATGACGAAAAAACAAATTTTAAATTACGTTTAGCAATTGAGAAGGCTAAAAAAGCTAACATGCCCAAAGAAAACATTGAACGGGCAATTAAAAGAGGGGCCGGCAAAACAGGCGAAACGCAAATTGAGGAAATAACTTATGAAGTTTTTGGTCCAGAAGGGATAGCGATTATTATTGAAGCCTTAACGGACAATAGAAACAGAACGATTTCCAATTTGCGACGCTTACTTAATCGTTACGAATTACATCTTGGTGAAAAAAATTCAGTTTTGAGATTATTTGAGAAAAGAGGAATTCTGCGAATGACGAATTTTAATCCGCCAACTGATGGGCAAATTAAAAATTTAGAAGATTTTGAATTAAAAATAATAGATTTAGGCGCTGAAGATTTTCAAGAGGAAGATCATGAACTAGCTATTTATACAAAACCAGAGAATTTACAAAAAGTGAAAGAAGGTTTAGAGAGGGAAGGCTTTAAAATTGATTATGCGGAAATCGAGTGGTTTGCTAAACACCCCATCACCATTCGTCCAGAAACACAGAAAACAATTGATGCTTTTTTTGCCGAGCTAGACGAAGATCCGGATATCAATGATTATTATACCAATATTGAGTGA
- the ruvC gene encoding crossover junction endodeoxyribonuclease RuvC, with amino-acid sequence MIILGVDPGLARTGYGIIKVLHRGRAKKSYQVIDYGCLITPLELSTHFRLKKIYHDFKKIVKKYQPDLCIVEELFFAQNAKTAMKVGEARGIILLTLAEKNIPLLSLTPLQVKMGLTSYGRASKKQIQKIVKLLLSLKKNPQPDDAADALALAICGARLIKNMKLYGNIKK; translated from the coding sequence ATGATTATTCTTGGCGTCGACCCTGGTTTAGCCAGAACTGGCTATGGAATTATAAAAGTTTTACATCGAGGCAGAGCGAAAAAAAGCTATCAGGTTATTGATTATGGCTGTCTTATTACTCCACTTGAATTATCAACTCATTTCAGACTAAAAAAAATTTATCATGATTTTAAAAAAATTGTTAAAAAATATCAGCCAGATCTCTGTATTGTCGAAGAGTTGTTTTTTGCTCAAAATGCTAAAACAGCGATGAAGGTTGGCGAAGCAAGGGGGATAATTCTTCTAACCCTGGCAGAAAAAAACATCCCCCTTCTCTCTCTCACCCCCTTGCAGGTTAAAATGGGTCTGACTTCTTATGGTCGAGCCTCAAAAAAACAAATTCAGAAAATCGTTAAACTTCTACTTTCTCTGAAAAAAAACCCCCAACCAGATGATGCGGCTGACGCTTTAGCCTTAGCCATTTGTGGAGCAAGGCTGATAAAAAATATGAAATTATACGGAAATATAAAAAAATAA